From the Kogia breviceps isolate mKogBre1 chromosome 15, mKogBre1 haplotype 1, whole genome shotgun sequence genome, one window contains:
- the LOC131742225 gene encoding LOW QUALITY PROTEIN: large ribosomal subunit protein uL18-like (The sequence of the model RefSeq protein was modified relative to this genomic sequence to represent the inferred CDS: substituted 1 base at 1 genomic stop codon), whose translation MGFVKVVKNTAYFKRYLVKFRRRREGKTDCYARKRLVIQDKNKYDTPKDRMIVRVTDRDRICQIAYARIQGDTIICAAYAHELPKYGVKVSLTNXAAAYGTGLLLARRLLNRFGMDKMYEGQVEVTGEEYNMESMDGRPGAFTCYWDAGLARTATGNKVLGALKGAVDGGLSVPHSTKRCPGYDSESKDFNAEVHRKHIKGQNVADYMRYLIEEGEDAYKKQFSQYVKDNVTPDMMEEMDKKAHAAIRENPVYEKKPEEEVKEKRWDRPQMSLAQKKDRVAQKKASFLRARERALES comes from the coding sequence ATGGGGTTTGTTAAAGTGGTCAAGAATACGGCCTACTTCAAGAGATACCTAGTGAAATTTAGAAGACGGCGAGAGGGCAAAACTGACTGCTATGCTCGGAAACGATTGGTAATTCAAGATAAAAATAAGTACGACACACCCAAAGACAGAATGATAGTTCGTGTAACTGACAGAGATCGCATTTGTCAGATCGCTTATGCCCGTATACAAGGAGATACGATCATCTGTGCAGCTTATGCTCACGAGCTCCCGAAGTACGGCGTGAAGGTTAGCCTGACAAACTAGGCTGCAGCATACGGTACTGGCCTGCTGctggcacgcaggcttcttaaTAGGTTTGGTATGGACAAAATGTATGAAGGCCAAGTCGAGGTGACTGGAGAGGAATACAATATGGAAAGCATGGATGGTCGACCTGGGGCCTTCACCTGTTACTGGGACGCAGGGCTTGCCAGGACCGCTActgggaataaagttttgggGGCCCTGAAGGGAGCTGTCGATGGAGGCTTGTCTGTCCCTCACAGTACCAAACGGTGCCCTGGTTATGACTCAGAAAGCAAAGACTTCAACGCTGAGGTACACCGAAAGCACATCAAGGGGCAGAACGTTGCAGATTATATGCGTTACCTGATTGAAGAAGGTGAAGATGCTTACAAAAAACAATTCTCTCAATACGTAAAGGACAACGTAACTCCAGACATGATGGAGGAGATGGATAAGAAAGCTCATGCTGCAATACGAGAGAATCCAGTGTATGAGAAGAAGCCTGAAGAAGAAGTTAAAGAGAAGAGGTGGGACCGTCCCCAAATGTCACTTGCCCAGAAGAAAGATCGAGTAGCTCAGAAGAAGGCAAGCTTCCTTAGAGCTCGGGAACGGGCTCTTGAGAGTTAA